From the Lolium rigidum isolate FL_2022 chromosome 2, APGP_CSIRO_Lrig_0.1, whole genome shotgun sequence genome, one window contains:
- the LOC124692208 gene encoding cyclic nucleotide-gated ion channel 1-like: MAFGEERYVKFQDWRSEYSVSSERVISEERHNAFDSLKDKTLGALSFFGNVSHSENLNRSTPEEKKAKARVLDPQGPFLQRWNKIFVISCLIAVSVDPLFFYIPLIDGDKNCLYLDKKLARVASILRFFTDIFYLLHMIFQFKTGFVAPSSRVFGRGVLIEDTFAIAKRYLSTYFVIDFLAVLPLPQVFVLIVLPNLQGSEVMKAKDVLMIIVTCQYVPRLVRIIPLYLQITRSAGIITETAWAGAAFNLLIYMLASHVFGAGWYLLSIKREDTCWRDECNKRGHGFASLYCGSTKAGENNFLADVCAINGDADIDPIFGIYLPALTTVSQSTSFFEKFFYCFWWGLQSLSSLGQNLKTSTYIWENLFAVFVSISGLVLFALLIGNVQTYLQSASVRIEEMRVKRRDTEQWMAHRLLPENLKERILRHEQYRWQETRGVDEEGLLMNLPKDLRREIKRHLCLSLLKKVPMFENMDEQLLDAMCDRLKPMLYTEDSCIIREGDPVNEMLFVMRGYLESTTTNGGQSGFFNSNVLKGGDFCGEELLTWALDPAAVSNLPSSTRTVKTLSEVEAFVLRADDLKFVATQFRKLHSKQLQHTFRFYSQQWRTWAACFIQAAWHRYCRKKLEDALFEKEKRLQAAIVSDDSTKLSLGAALYASRFAGNMMRILRRNATRKARLQERVPARLLQKPAEPNFFAEGE, from the exons ATGGCTTTCGGAGAGGAGAGATATGTGAA ATTTCAGGACTGGAGGTCAGAGTATTCTGTCAGTTCAGAGAGGGTAATTTCAGAAGAAAGACATAATGCATTTGACTCACTAAAGGATAAGACTCTAGGAGCCTTGTCATTCTTTGGGAACGTTTCGCATTCCGAAAACCTGAACAGATCAACTCCAGAGGAAAAGAAGGCCAAAGCAAGAGTTCTTGATCCTCAAGGGCCATTTTTGCAAAGATGGAACAAGATATTTGTGATATCATGTCTTATTGCCGTTTCTGTGGACCCATTATTCTTCTATATCCCTTTGATTGATGGTGACAAAAACTGCCTGTATCTGGATAAGAAGTTGGCAAGGGTAGCAAGTATCCTGCGATTTTTCACAGATATCTTCTATTTGCTGCATATGATATTCCAGTTCAAAACAGGATTTGTTGCTCCCTCTTCCAGAGTATTTGGTCGAGGTGTCTTGATTGAAGACACATTTGCGATAGCAAAGCGGTATCTGTCAACATATTTCGTGATTGATTTTCTAGCTGTCCTACCCCTCCCTCAG GTATTTGTATTGATAGTGCTCCCCAATCTCCAAGGTTCAGAGGTTATGAAGGCAAAGGATGTATTGATGATTATAGTTACATGTCAATATGTGCCTCGACTAGTCCGAATAATACCACTCTACCTTCAAATCACGAGGTCGGCTGGTATAATTACAGAGACAGCATGGGCTGGTGCTGCTTTTAACCTTTTAATTTATATGCTCGCTAGTCAT GTATTTGGAGCTGGTTGGTACCTTCTTTCCATTAAGAGAGAAGACACCTGTTGGAGAGATGAATGTAATAAGAGAGGCCATGGTTTTGCATCTTTATATTGTGGGAGTACCAAAGCTGGAGAGAATAATTTTTTAGCAGATGTTTGTGCGATAAACGGTGACGCCGACATAGACCCAATATTTGGAATTTACCTACCGGCTCTTACAACTGTGTCACAGTCAACGAGTTTCTTTGAGAAATTTTTCTACTGCTTTTGGTGGGGTCTGCAAAGTCTAAG CTCTCTTGGTCAAAATCTGAAAACAAGCACTTACATATGGGAGAATTTGTTTGCTGTTTTTGTCTCGATATCGGGTTTAGTCTTATTCGCACTCCTTATTGGTAATGTGCAG ACCTATTTACAATCAGCCTCTGTGCGTATAGAAGAAATGAGAGTGAAAAGGCGCGACACGGAACAATGGATGGCACATCGCCTACTTCCTGAGAACCTCAAGGAGCGAATACTGCGTCACGAACAATACAGGTGGCAAGAAACAAGAGGAGTTGATGAAGAGGGCCTTCTTATGAATCTTCCCAAGGATCTTAGGAGAGAGATAAAACGACATCTTTGTCTATCACTTCTCAAGAAG GTTCCTATGTTTGAAAACATGGACGAGCAGCTCCTGGATGCGATGTGTGATCGTCTAAAGCCCATGCTGTACACTGAAGACAGCTGCATAATTCGAGAAGGAGACCCGGTGAATGAAATGCTATTCGTCATGAGAGGATATTTGGAGAGTACGACAACAAATGGTGGGCAGAGCGGTTTCTTCAACTCCAATGTTCTGAAAGGGGGAGACTTCTGCGGTGAAGAGCTCCTCACTTGGGCTCTTGACCCCGCTGCAGTTTCGAACCTTCCGAGCTCAACCAGGACAGTGAAGACGTTGTCTGAAGTGGAAGCCTTTGTTCTGAGGGCCGATGACTTGAAGTTTGTGGCCACTCAGTTCAGGAAACTCCATAGCAAACAACTCCAGCACACTTTTAGGTTCTACTCACAACAATGGAGAACCTGGGCCGCTTGTTTCATACAGGCAGCTTGGCACAGATATTGCAGAAAGAAGTTGGAAGATGCTTTGTTTGAGAAGGAGAAGAGGTTGCAAGCAGCGATCGTAAGCGACGACTCTACCAAGCTCAGTCTTGGCGCGGCACTGTATGCCTCGCGTTTTGCTGGCAACATGATGCGGATCCTACGGCGTAACGCCACCCGAAAGGCTCGTTTGCAGGAAAGAGTGCCTGCAAGGCTGCTACAGAAGCCGGCAGAACCCAACTTTTTTGCTGAAGGAGAGTAA